Part of the Henckelia pumila isolate YLH828 chromosome 2, ASM3356847v2, whole genome shotgun sequence genome is shown below.
GCACTCACTCTTGCTCTGGAACTGACACCAATGTGAGGATATTTCAAGACGGTCCAATCAAATACATAGTCGAATTGGTAACCTACACAAAAATTGCTAACTGTAATTGCCAAAAACTGGAAATCCTTAACAAATGACAGCTAAAACTTTCAGTACCTTCACGAATAAATAAGTCCCGGAAGAGCCTTTTCAAGTAAGAATAATCCggtttgtcttcaaatcttaaGGATCGGCAATAATGAAAATATGATATGAACTCTGATGGATATGATTTGCACAACACCTGTAGTAAATGCAACTCGAATGAACTTGCAGCAACTGTTATAATGAAGAAAACCAAAGAATCCAGGAGGGACACTGgccaaaatgatataatcaggTAACAGGTTATGCAAATAAAACTAGCAAGGTTTCTGCTGTTTTCAAGTCAAATCTTAACCCTAGAACATATGTTTCAAACATGACACCACCATGGAAAAGAATACaaattatacataaattttttaaccTCGATAGGAGTCAACATTTTCTTTTCACTAATCTTGTCGTATTTCTGCTTTTTGGTGCCAGCTTTGAGTCCCTGCCAGGGAAGACTAGAAAACATTTCCTAGTGAGTACAGGATAAAAAGATTCGTGATAATGTCAGAGATATATAAAACTATACATGGCCAAAATCCCACATGTTCAACCAACCTTCCTCTAAGAAAATACATTAGGACATAACCAAGGGATTCCAAATCATCTCTTCGGCTTTGTTCTGCAATCATAATTAAATCAAAAACAGATAAAGGAAAATAAATCGTATAACCCGCTAAGAAAACCTACTTTCTGGATAGGGAACACTCATATGATGCATCACTTACCAACACCAAGATGTGTATTGACACTAGCATAGCGAGCAGTGCCAGTTAGGTTCTTGTTTTCCCTAAAATAAGAGGTGAAGAAATTCATCAATTATTATATCCAAGTTAGCTAAATTGCAAGAAACTCTCAGATGAACGTGACCACATTATAAGAGCAAACCATCACCGTCTGACATAGTTAACACTCATGAAACTCCATGGGATCATAACCGCAAAATTCATAAACTCACCAAGGAAGTAGTCTAATGGCTACAAAGAAGTGTGTTCAACTCATGCTTTTGTCACATCTCGAGTATGATGGAACCATGGCATGAAAGTGAATGATGTTAAACTATCCTTGTAAGCCTTAAAACCAAAAACCAAGCGGAATTACCAGACTAGGCACCAATGCACCATTTAGGTCTTAAAAAGTTCAGAATATACTCTCAGTCAGAGTCGTCGAATAAACAAAGGGTTAATTGACAATCAACAACACATGATAGCTTGACAAAAATCGACATAAGATATCACAAATTACGAAAAAGAAAATCGATGAACACTTTTCATATTCAAAATTCATTGGAAAGGCACCTGTAGGGTATGTGCTTATGGGTCTGTAGATCCCTATATTTTTTGGCAAGACCAAAATCAATGATGTAGACCTGCAACAATTACCTCAAGCATCAATAAAAATGATATCAACACCATGCCAAAAGCAATGAGGTGAACACATCAATTGTACTGCATCATTAGTATTTAACATCCACAAAAGCAAAAGTGAAGATAGCCACTAGTTTGGAATGACAGGAAAGACATTTTCTTGTCAATTATTCAAAGAATAAGCTAAACAAAAAAATCCTAGCAAAGAAACCAAATGCAATGGATCTTATAGCTTCACAATTTACACCTCAACTTAAAACTGAAATTGATCCATTGCAGTAGTTAGTGTGTTTGGATGCCTAAAAATTGGAATTTGGAATCGGATTTGGAATTAGAATTGGAATTGGATTTTAAATCCATGGAATTGGAATCCCATTTTGGTGTTtggtaaaaattttaaatataacaacgtttattgataatataaattttttaataaatggtattttgtaaaatttgtaAAGAAGACTTGAAATTTATGAGTAAGTAATgtaatataattttttggaaaaaaaaaaactattttttaaacCCAAATCCTATGAAATCCCACGAAATCCGATCAATTTCATAAGAACTTCATTAAGTTAAATGAAATACCATGAAATTCCATCTAATACCAATCCCATTTCGAAATCTCATTTTACCAAACACCAAAAAGGTATTTATAATTCCAAATCCCACCAAATCATGTGCAAATCCTCGACTCCAAACACAGTTAAGAGTGTATTCAATGTTCTTTATCCATCATTCATTGTTGTGTGTGGAAAATGGTCGATTATATCCATTTTTTAACAATTCTAATGTTCCATATTCGAAGGGGAACAGATGGAGCAGCAGAACTACCAGCGGAAGCCCATCAAAACACTTTCAAGACTGACAGTGATAGAAAAACATACCTGATTTGCTTTGCGCCCTAATCCCATCAAAAAATTGTCAGGCTTTATATCACGGTGAAGAAAACCTCTAGAATGCATGTACTCAACTCTATTAATCTGAAAGTAATTTACAATATTACATAAACTAGAAAGTTCATAGATACATTAGTAACCTAAAGAAAAGACTTTCAACTTTTCCAATTACTTACTAGTTGATCTGCGAGCATTAATACTGTTTTCAAGGAGAACTTCCTATTACAATAATTAAAGAGATCTTCCAGACTTGGTCCCAGAAGATCTATGACCATGACATTGTATTCACCCTCGACTCCAAACCATTTCAGGTTGGGAACACCAGCTACATGACAACAGAAAGTGTCATAAAATTAGATTCACTAGATACAAGTGAATTCAATAGCATTCATACTTCATACGAGAATCATTTCAATAAAATGATCATCGTATTAATATGCAatctgcatgaggttaagatGCATACTTCCAAGTCCCAAACCCAGAGAAAAACAAAGGATGAAGAAGGGTCGAA
Proteins encoded:
- the LOC140885142 gene encoding casein kinase 1-like protein 11 isoform X1, producing the protein MDHVVGGKFKLGRKIGSGSFGELYLGVNIPNGEEVAVKLESVKTKHPQLHYESKIYMLLQGGTGVPNLKWFGVEGEYNVMVIDLLGPSLEDLFNYCNRKFSLKTVLMLADQLINRVEYMHSRGFLHRDIKPDNFLMGLGRKANQVYIIDFGLAKKYRDLQTHKHIPYRENKNLTGTARYASVNTHLGVEQSRRDDLESLGYVLMYFLRGSLPWQGLKAGTKKQKYDKISEKKMLTPIEVLCKSYPSEFISYFHYCRSLRFEDKPDYSYLKRLFRDLFIREGYQFDYVFDWTVLKYPHIGVSSRARNPTGNAVAETSGERLVRTSVGQDIRDRVSGAVEAFSRRNVSGSGRHGEHSRNRTSEGVPSSKDVQPDSEKVRSSRNGNSSKKAVVSTTRPGSSGDLSNWQSSRLVSGNGRISTTQRLQSGTGMELKPSSFSRSAAAVTSKATRDDPLRSFEFLSIRK
- the LOC140885142 gene encoding casein kinase 1-like protein 11 isoform X2, with product MVIDLLGPSLEDLFNYCNRKFSLKTVLMLADQLINRVEYMHSRGFLHRDIKPDNFLMGLGRKANQVYIIDFGLAKKYRDLQTHKHIPYRENKNLTGTARYASVNTHLGVEQSRRDDLESLGYVLMYFLRGSLPWQGLKAGTKKQKYDKISEKKMLTPIEVLCKSYPSEFISYFHYCRSLRFEDKPDYSYLKRLFRDLFIREGYQFDYVFDWTVLKYPHIGVSSRARNPTGNAVAETSGERLVRTSVGQDIRDRVSGAVEAFSRRNVSGSGRHGEHSRNRTSEGVPSSKDVQPDSEKVRSSRNGNSSKKAVVSTTRPGSSGDLSNWQSSRLVSGNGRISTTQRLQSGTGMELKPSSFSRSAAAVTSKATRDDPLRSFEFLSIRK